In Myxococcus stipitatus, a single window of DNA contains:
- a CDS encoding DUF1990 family protein, translating to MPPTVALPIMVGLERGNGEMTRERLGHPTEHEAEGLLLPEMGAGPLLQRDYWGVIRNCRYAPADILDWVARRFPEFAPEELCVFEREDASRKGQRLKTGEGLSVHILGAGTFGVRVIHMNRRSLTLATLPGHPEAGRITFGAYRNARRDVIFHIRSRARSGSPAHYWGFVTAGEAMQTNTWTEFVLRVAASAGDGIVGVIHADTAHLEAEPEGGDAEAGPTFLALGSDGDD from the coding sequence ATGCCACCCACCGTCGCGCTCCCCATCATGGTGGGACTGGAGCGAGGCAACGGCGAGATGACGCGCGAACGACTGGGGCATCCAACGGAACACGAGGCCGAGGGGCTGCTGCTCCCGGAGATGGGGGCGGGCCCGCTGCTCCAGCGCGACTACTGGGGCGTCATCCGGAACTGCCGCTACGCGCCCGCGGACATCCTGGACTGGGTGGCCCGGCGCTTCCCGGAGTTCGCGCCGGAGGAGCTGTGCGTCTTCGAGCGGGAGGACGCGTCGCGCAAGGGCCAGCGGCTGAAGACGGGCGAGGGGCTGAGCGTGCACATCCTCGGTGCGGGCACGTTCGGCGTGCGGGTCATCCACATGAACCGGCGCAGCCTCACGCTCGCCACCCTGCCGGGCCACCCGGAGGCCGGCCGCATCACCTTCGGCGCCTACCGCAACGCGCGCCGCGACGTCATCTTCCACATCCGCAGCCGCGCGCGCTCCGGCTCACCGGCGCACTACTGGGGGTTCGTCACGGCGGGCGAGGCCATGCAGACCAACACCTGGACGGAGTTCGTGCTGCGCGTCGCCGCCTCCGCGGGTGACGGCATCGTCGGTGTCATCCACGCGGACACCGCGCACCTGGAGGCGGAGCCCGAGGGCGGCGACGCGGAGGCGGGCCCGACGTTCCTCGCGCTGGGGAGTGACGGTGATGATTAG
- a CDS encoding DNA alkylation repair protein: MADPLKTFFDARLVETLGTQLHTAQPSFPRDTFVGEARRGLERHELMGRARHIMEAMHRALPSDYPRALEVLLRSLGPIRPDTERKGMDVFFYLPHTLFVSEHGLEHFEESMHALHTLTQRFTAEWAIRPFLERHPERTLARLREWATDGNVHVRRLVSEGTRPRLPWGSRLRAFQQDPRPVLALLELLKDDPELYVRRSVANNLNDIGKDHPEVLVQVAKAWRQDATEERQWLIRHALRFAIKRGDASALEAMGAVKPTGIEVRATSLPGKARVGGAMDLRFEVANRSRRAQSLVVDLAVYFVKARGEAPKPKVFKVRELTLGPGQAEELGKRVSLAQLSTRRHYPGLHRVEARINGLDLPLGAVDVEA, from the coding sequence ATGGCGGACCCCCTCAAGACCTTCTTCGACGCCCGGCTCGTGGAGACGCTGGGCACCCAGCTGCACACCGCGCAGCCCTCCTTCCCCCGTGACACCTTCGTCGGCGAGGCCCGTCGTGGCCTGGAGCGTCACGAACTGATGGGCCGCGCGCGGCACATCATGGAGGCGATGCACCGCGCGCTCCCGTCCGACTATCCCCGCGCGCTGGAGGTGCTGCTGCGCTCGCTCGGCCCCATCCGGCCGGACACGGAGCGCAAGGGCATGGATGTCTTTTTCTACCTGCCCCACACGCTGTTCGTGTCCGAGCACGGCCTGGAGCACTTCGAGGAGTCCATGCACGCGCTGCACACGCTCACCCAGCGCTTCACCGCCGAGTGGGCCATCCGCCCCTTCCTGGAGCGCCACCCGGAGAGGACGCTGGCGCGGCTGCGCGAGTGGGCGACGGACGGGAACGTGCACGTGCGGCGCCTCGTCTCCGAGGGCACGCGTCCGCGCCTGCCCTGGGGTTCGCGCCTGCGCGCCTTCCAGCAGGACCCGCGTCCGGTGCTCGCGCTGCTGGAGCTGCTCAAGGACGACCCGGAGCTGTACGTGCGCCGGTCGGTGGCCAACAACCTCAACGACATCGGCAAGGACCATCCGGAGGTGCTCGTCCAGGTGGCGAAGGCGTGGCGGCAGGACGCCACCGAGGAGCGCCAGTGGCTCATCCGCCACGCGCTGCGCTTCGCCATCAAGCGCGGCGACGCGAGCGCCCTGGAGGCGATGGGCGCTGTCAAGCCCACCGGCATCGAGGTCCGCGCGACGTCGCTCCCCGGGAAGGCCCGCGTGGGCGGCGCCATGGACCTCCGCTTCGAGGTGGCCAACCGTTCGCGCCGCGCGCAGTCGCTGGTGGTGGACCTGGCGGTGTACTTCGTCAAGGCCCGGGGCGAGGCGCCCAAGCCCAAGGTCTTCAAGGTGCGCGAGCTGACGCTCGGGCCGGGGCAGGCGGAGGAGCTGGGCAAGCGCGTCTCGCTCGCGCAGCTCAGCACCCGGCGCCACTACCCCGGCCTCCACCGCGTCGAGGCGCGCATCAACGGCCTCGACCTGCCCCTGGGCGCGGTGGACGTCGAGGCGTGA
- a CDS encoding ATP-binding protein has protein sequence MATRKGQGPRGGRQSKTPAKGRRAGSARTARAPAASRPLREQLADVSDPLVLLEGLFLHSPVPYAIFGADGHIRLINPAYSAMFGVPPPPEYNLFQDELVERLGLASLFRRAFEGETVQTPIIWYDVKELRHISVTDANRIAIACTCFPLASPGGEVGHVALAYKDVTAELSAREAEQVERKRLFQLLTRAPVAINVLRGPQLRFEFANPLFQTLMGGRELVGRTLLEAIPDLAPAQVDLYRGVMETGERVSANEYPVTLDYAGQGHVETRYWNLLYEPLLDERGRAEGLVTFAFEVTTQVHARQAVENQQRWLEAVLDLMPMPVVMADPDTHDLIFSNAAADKLYGEPLPTHVPATQYGSLFHLKDMEGRRLGASEIPSTRAARGEKLEGLEVVWETRTGEYVLSISSEMLPAMHGHPAVTVLPFLDITRLKTVERHLQEAVRVRDEFLSVASHELKTPLTVLGLRLQAFARAAQADPDGAWMARHGRELQGMLRQVMRLAGLVNGLLDVSRIGTGRLKLEYEQVDLGELVQDVAARHQLEAERAGCVLEVRAEGPTVGLWDRMRLEQVVTNLVSNALKYGAGLPVRMGVSREEGRARLTVRDEGIGISPEAQARIFHKFERAVSERNYGGLGLGLYVSRTLVEAMGGVIRVESLPGAGATFVVELPLSPVEEPAREGPTAASTGLAS, from the coding sequence GTGGCGACACGCAAGGGCCAGGGGCCTCGGGGTGGGAGGCAGTCGAAGACGCCGGCGAAGGGGCGTCGTGCGGGCTCCGCGCGGACGGCGCGCGCGCCCGCCGCGTCACGGCCATTGCGAGAGCAGCTCGCGGACGTGTCCGACCCGCTGGTGCTGCTGGAGGGGTTGTTCCTGCACTCCCCGGTGCCGTACGCCATCTTCGGCGCGGATGGCCACATCCGGCTCATCAACCCGGCCTACTCGGCCATGTTCGGCGTGCCGCCGCCGCCCGAGTACAACCTCTTCCAGGACGAGCTGGTGGAGCGGCTGGGGCTCGCCTCGCTCTTCCGCCGCGCGTTCGAGGGCGAGACGGTCCAGACGCCCATCATCTGGTACGACGTGAAGGAGCTGCGGCACATCTCGGTGACGGACGCCAACCGCATCGCCATCGCCTGCACCTGCTTCCCGCTCGCCTCGCCCGGAGGCGAGGTGGGCCACGTCGCGCTCGCCTACAAGGACGTGACGGCGGAGCTGAGCGCGCGCGAAGCGGAGCAGGTCGAGCGCAAGCGGCTGTTCCAGCTGCTCACCCGCGCGCCGGTGGCCATCAACGTCCTGCGCGGTCCGCAGCTGCGCTTCGAGTTCGCCAACCCCCTGTTCCAGACGCTGATGGGCGGACGCGAGCTGGTGGGGCGCACGCTCCTGGAGGCGATTCCCGACCTGGCGCCCGCGCAGGTGGACCTGTACCGGGGCGTGATGGAGACGGGCGAGCGGGTGAGCGCCAACGAGTACCCGGTGACGCTCGACTACGCGGGGCAGGGCCACGTCGAGACGCGGTACTGGAACCTCCTCTACGAGCCGCTGCTCGACGAGCGCGGTCGGGCGGAGGGGCTGGTGACGTTCGCCTTCGAGGTGACGACGCAGGTGCACGCCCGGCAGGCGGTGGAGAACCAGCAGCGCTGGCTGGAGGCGGTGCTCGACCTGATGCCCATGCCGGTGGTGATGGCGGACCCGGACACGCACGACCTCATCTTCTCCAACGCCGCCGCGGACAAGCTGTATGGCGAGCCCTTGCCCACGCACGTCCCCGCCACGCAGTACGGTTCGCTCTTCCACTTGAAGGACATGGAGGGCCGTCGACTGGGCGCGAGCGAGATTCCCTCCACCCGCGCCGCGCGCGGCGAGAAGCTGGAGGGGCTGGAGGTCGTCTGGGAGACGCGCACGGGCGAGTACGTGCTGAGCATCTCCTCGGAGATGCTGCCCGCGATGCACGGCCACCCGGCGGTGACGGTGTTGCCCTTCCTGGACATCACCCGGCTGAAGACGGTGGAGCGGCATCTCCAGGAGGCGGTGCGCGTGCGCGACGAGTTCCTCTCCGTCGCCAGCCACGAGCTGAAGACGCCGCTGACGGTGCTGGGGCTGCGCCTGCAAGCCTTCGCGCGCGCGGCGCAGGCGGACCCGGATGGCGCGTGGATGGCTCGCCACGGGCGCGAGCTGCAGGGGATGCTGCGTCAGGTGATGCGGCTGGCGGGGCTGGTGAACGGGCTGCTCGACGTGTCGCGCATCGGCACGGGGCGGCTGAAGCTGGAGTACGAGCAGGTCGACCTGGGGGAGCTGGTCCAGGACGTGGCCGCGCGTCACCAGCTCGAGGCCGAGCGCGCCGGCTGCGTGCTCGAGGTCCGGGCCGAGGGCCCCACGGTGGGCCTGTGGGACCGGATGCGGCTGGAGCAGGTCGTCACCAACCTGGTGTCCAACGCGCTGAAGTACGGGGCGGGTCTGCCCGTGCGCATGGGCGTGTCGCGGGAGGAGGGCCGCGCGCGGCTGACGGTGCGCGACGAGGGCATCGGCATCAGCCCGGAGGCCCAGGCGCGCATCTTCCACAAGTTCGAGCGCGCGGTGTCCGAGCGCAACTACGGCGGGCTCGGGCTGGGGTTGTATGTCTCGCGCACGTTGGTGGAGGCGATGGGGGGCGTCATCCGCGTGGAGAGCCTGCCCGGCGCGGGCGCGACCTTCGTCGTGGAGCTGCCCCTGTCTCCCGTGGAGGAGCCGGCCCGCGAGGGACCGACGGCCGCGTCCACGGGGCTGGCGTCTTGA